A stretch of DNA from Tubulanus polymorphus chromosome 6, tnTubPoly1.2, whole genome shotgun sequence:
CGTTTACCTCACACCAAAATAACTCAATCTATTCATCTCTCATCGTTATACTTTTACAGAATTCAAATTGACGTATACTATGAAATTGGTTAGCCAGCTCCATAGCGTCATCGTCAAAATAACAAACCCACGATTACCGAATGGTAAAACAGATTCAGGAAAGGGTTCTATACGTGTGGGATATCGCGTCCTTTACAGAAAAGTCGGCGATAAAGACTGGATCGTCGGAGGTACTGAACCACCAGCAAAACCGAGAGGCAGTAGATACGTCATGGCTTCGAGGCGAGATATAGTTATTTCAGGTCTTGCTGAAAACACCTATTACGAATTCGCCGCGAAGGCCTGGAAAATCGACGCTAATCTAAATTCGACGTTGGACGCTCGGAAATCATACGCATTTACGTTATGTTACGGTAATTCCCTCTATACTGTTAATGCATATTTCGTTTGGCATATAAAAATTCAACGCACTATATTCGTTTTTATGAATAGAGCCACTAGTTGGTCCGGATGTCACCAGCTTGCGACAACAGCGAGATGTCGACTCGTCGTTGTATAACGTTTACGTAGAATACGTGGTAAATAGAAATCACAATTCAAAATGAGACATCTAGTTTGAGAACCTATAAACCTTAAACGGATTCGTTGATGGTGGTAATCTGCAAAGATAACACGTTTCTTTACGTATCCGAGCATATCCACTAAGCAAACCCATTGTCCTGGAATCTGCAACGAAAAGAATAACCCGGAAGTTATCTGCGATTGGCTGCGCAATGCCACAAATCAGAGCACGTATACATGCAGCAGCACTCACTGACAAGGGGGCGCTAGCTGACGACCTGGTTGTCGCAGCGTAAATACTGTTATGTTCCGTTCCGATGCTAAACCTGCTTATATTATATATGCGAGTCAGAGCTAACGGTTGTGATTTACTTCCTTCGACGTGTCTTTTCAGACGATCAAAGCAGATCAGCGACGTTGCAACGCACCGGGCACGATTTACAGACTTTTTATTCGATCAACGACAAATGAAACGTGGACGAATGTCGGccagaattacaaaatttCCGGCCTGGAGCCTTTGACGAAATATCGACTGAAAATCGGTATCAAGAATAAAGGAAATGCTTACTTCATCTTCGGCAAAATTCACGAATTCTTGACCGGATCAGCaggtgttgtttttttttaaatattaggTTCAGTTGATTATCAAAATCGATCAATTCTATGGTAGAAAGTTGCTTTTTGTAACACggaacattttcaattttcattatttatattAGATAATacgatttttttattttctctcGACTCGCCTTAACGGCGCTGTTGCAGTTACCCACTTGACGGCGACAAATACACCATTCGGTCTGAACGTTACCTGGAAGACTCCCGTTCAACTTCGACATCTACAGTTCAACTTTACTGGGAAATATCGGTTAATAAACAGGGCAGCGTGTCCGAAACAGAGGTCGAGGGAAGAAACTCAAGGATGTCCATTCCCAACCGATATCAACGAATTAGAACTAGTAGAACTGAGGAGCTACGCCTATTACGAGGTCACAATTACTCCTGTTTCGCTGAACGACAAATCTAAAGTGGAACGAGAATCAGTTGCATTAAATGTAACCACAGAACAGTCAGGTAACTGAGTTCACGTTTGGTCAAAATCGGCACATTTTACATCAAAATGTAACACGACTATTTTCCAGCTCCGACTGGTACTCCTAGACCACCCGTGGTTTGGCCACAAGATGTGGGCTTATCGACGATCAAGGAGACAACTTGGGTACAGATACGTTTCAACGAAATCTCGTGCGATTTGAAAAATGGAAACTTCATCGGTTTCCACTACAAACTCTACGAGAAAAACTCCGGTGAATTAGTAGACGAAAATGTGACAGTGCAGAGTTCACGTTATTACATTGAACATTTGAAGCCGTTTACGACATATTTGCTGAGCTACACCTGGACGAACGAAGCCGGTGAAAGTCCGCAATCTAATAGCACCGAATTCAAAACAGACGAAACTAGTAGGTCACATATATTTCATCGACACAATATTGATTATCATTTTTGCTTAACGCGCATTATGTTTTCCCATTCAATAGCATGTTATTTACATAAGAATCGAGTTCCTTGTTGATAGGAAAATGTCTGAGGCtatcaaaaaatgttttggCAGGGAATGTCATGCATAAGATTCACCCCGGACATAGAGGAAACATCTATCgcatcaaatagaaattctgagattaaaatttaatttcgATCAGATCTACTCAATCTCTATAGACCTCACAGcttatatgatataatttttactATTTTCAGCTTTATTGGAAgtaaagatgaaaataaacccCGTTGATCGTAATGAGGACAATTTGGACTTCACCGTCGATTTTACGCTCAACCAAATCCGCGGAGAAGTTCTAAACTATGCCTTACAGTGCGGAGAGACGACCGGTGACGGCGTCAAACCGAAAAGACCCAGTCGTTCATATTGGAAAATCGATAAAGATCCGAAGAATCTACCTTTCAAAGTTTACAATTTGAAGCCCGCGACGTGGTACGGATGTAGGGTAAGTCAGCATTGTAGCACCCGAAACCTAGGTATATATAAGTACGTTTGGCTGGGAGATGTAATAGGTCAGATATGTTGTTGAAATGCTTCACTATTGTTTCATTCAACGCTCACTCCGGTCAGATTTACTCAACCACGTATTCATTTCTTCTAGGGAAGTGCTTTGAGTAAGAAAGGCTGGGGTCCATCCACTGCTTACATCTACGTCTTGACCGATGATTGAAGTTCATCTAAGGCCAGTGGACAAGAGAGGAGCAGCAAATAGACCCAACattaaaatatttcgaaaaatctcTCATGTAAATCTCTATATCGACTTTGTTCAACGCATAGATACAAGTACTTCATTTTATCTTGAAACAAATATCGTAATGATATAATAAACATATACAGTCAGTCGGTTAAGttactaatgataatttacaaatttttccAAACGATCCCACCGTAATACGCTATTTTCTAGTctgattttcttttacttttcGTGCATTAATGAAGAACGATACTTTAGATCGAAGAGGGAAAGATAGAAGGAAAAACGTATTTCACATCAGCCGACAGATCTATGTCTTACGTTTATTACGGCAATCGCTCCACGCCGTAATGAATGGCTAACAATTTTGCTTTAGAATAAAGGCCCTTTGACGAAAACGATCgtaatttgtaatttgttGATGCCACGTTTAATACGTTCTATACGCGAGCTGTCTGGTAAGCGCAAACAATTTTGTTTCCCGTCAATTATGCGGGTAAATTAGGCAGTCTGCTGAGTTAGGTTATCGTGTAAGTTTCGAGGCAAGATGTGGGTAGAATATCTGTGCGGTCTCCTTGCGGTTGCGGCTGCGCTTAATACATTACAACACGCTGAAGGTAGGCATCAGTTAGATTTCAGTTTATGTATGGTAGTaaataatattgaatattagTAGTTTGATACCGATTTTTTTAGGGGAATGATAGCAATGATGCATCGATAAACTTACTATGATGTGTAAAGGCgttgaatgttttgaattcgGTTAATAAATTGATTCGTTGGTCATATTACAGGGACATGTTTCGGTAGCAGTTGCCCTGGTTGGTCGTGCCATTGCGTTTCCGATGACCGGAATGCAAAAATCGT
This window harbors:
- the LOC141907427 gene encoding uncharacterized protein LOC141907427 — encoded protein: MWGQYLCGLLALAAALNAVQHAEGTCFGSSCPGWSCHCVSGTASRNAKKVCPSSTAGRLKCPASAPYCEKRANSYRHWEWKGPGCQIGNVAESKQARMSSSGGTYNSQIYCFDGAVSSSRYCETRKQTNPWIIVDLGAKYVVQAVDLYYSTRSSSAYCYSSQRKLKWRLLQSRVGDGNHYHNPLCTNFTDVGYGCGNHVLKQCDESLIGRYVSVQLMGYKRLRLTEIVVIGFKYIDPNECTYPGSYGCMVEAQCNVKVPNRVDYSTGYCHNGCNANYIGKYCEKEFKLTYTMKLVSQLHSVIVKITNPRLPNGKTDSGKGSIRVGYRVLYRKVGDKDWIVGGTEPPAKPRGSRYVMASRRDIVISGLAENTYYEFAAKAWKIDANLNSTLDARKSYAFTLCYEPLVGPDVTSLRQQRDVDSSLYNVYVEYVTIKADQRRCNAPGTIYRLFIRSTTNETWTNVGQNYKISGLEPLTKYRLKIGIKNKGNAYFIFGKIHEFLTGSAVTHLTATNTPFGLNVTWKTPVQLRHLQFNFTGKYRLINRAACPKQRSREETQGCPFPTDINELELVELRSYAYYEVTITPVSLNDKSKVERESVALNVTTEQSAPTGTPRPPVVWPQDVGLSTIKETTWVQIRFNEISCDLKNGNFIGFHYKLYEKNSGELVDENVTVQSSRYYIEHLKPFTTYLLSYTWTNEAGESPQSNSTEFKTDETTLLEVKMKINPVDRNEDNLDFTVDFTLNQIRGEVLNYALQCGETTGDGVKPKRPSRSYWKIDKDPKNLPFKVYNLKPATWYGCRGSALSKKGWGPSTAYIYVLTDD